The following DNA comes from Candidatus Palauibacter scopulicola.
GCCACGACGCGTTCCTCCAGCGCGTACATGGCTTCGTTCACGGAAACCAGCAGGCAGCGGTCGATGATCTCCTCGGGTCGCACGCCGCCGCCCCCCGAGCGGAAGGCGCGGCTCACCTCCCGGTCCACGCGCTCGTCGCGGTCGGAATAGGTGTAGAACCCGCGATCGTTCTTCCTCCCCAGCCGGCCCAGGCCCGTGAGCGTTTCCAGAGCCGCGGAGGGCCGCATGCGGTCGCCGAACGCCCGGGACATCTCCTTCGCGACGTGCGCCGCGACATCGAAACCGACCTCATCGAGCAGTCGACACGGCCCCATCGGAAGCCCGAACTCCTTCAGCGTCCGGTCGATACCCGCCACGTCCGCCCCATCCTCCAGCAGGAAGCCGACCTCGTTCAGGTACGGCGCGAGAAGCCGGTTGACGATGAACCCGGGCCGGTCCGCGACGAGCACGGGCGTCTTCCCGAGCCGCCGCGCGAGCCGGACCGCCGTGGCGAGCGCCGCATCCGATGAAGACTCCCCGCGGATGATCTCCACGAGGGGCATCCGGTGCACCGGATTGAAGAAGTGCAGGCCGACGACCCGGTCCGGGCGGGCGGCGGCCCGGCTCACCTCCGTCACCGACAGCGAGGACGTGTTCGTCGCGAAGACGGCGTGCGGGGGGAGTTCCGGCTCCACATCCCGCAGGACCTGCTGCTTCACGTGGAGCCGTTCGACGACGGCTTCGATGACGACATCGACATCGCCGAACCGCTCGTAGTCGAGCGTTCCGTGGATGAGCGCGAACTTCAGCCCCACCTCCTCCGGCGCGATGATCCCCCGCTTGCCCGCCTTCTGGAGCAACTCGTTCGCGTGGCGCAGTCCCGTGTCGAGCGCAGCCCGATCGATATCCTTGAGGATGACCGCGATGTCGTGCGCGGCGGCGAGTTCGGCGATCCCGCCGCCCATGACGCCGGCCCCGAGGACGGCGACCTTCCTGACCTCCCGTTGCTGTGCCCCGATCTGCGGAGCGAAGGTCTTGTTCGCGGCCCGGCCTCCCCGGAACAGCCGGACGAGGTTCCGGCAGACGTCCGTCGTGGCCACTTCCCCCAGCGCCTCCGCCTCGATGGCGAGGGCCTCGTCGATCGGCAGGTCCAGCGTTTCCTCGATGACGTCGATCGCCTTCAGGGCCGCGGGGTATCGCGTCCCGGAGGCGGTGCGCACGCGCTTGCGGGCACCCCGGAACAGAAGACGGCGACCCAGGCGGGTGTTTTCGAGGAAGCGGTCTCGTGCGGTCTCGTGCGGGAGCACGCGCTCGACCCGCCCGAGCACGGCGTCCAGCGCCACCTGCGCGACGGAATGCTGGAAGCCCGTGTCCTCGAAGACCTGGTCGACGAGACCGTACCGATACGCGTGCGAGGCGGAGAGGCTCCGCCCCGTGAGGATCATCGAGAGCGCCCGCTGAATCCCGATGAGGCGGGGCAGCCGCACCGAGCCCCCGAACCCGGGAATCAACCCGAGCTTGATCTCGGGCAGGCCGATGGTCGTGGCGGGCGCGTCCGAAGCCAGGCGCCAGTCGCACGCCAGCGCGAGTTCCGTGCCCCCGCCCAGGCAGACGCCGCGAATCGCGGCGATCTTCGGGATCCCGAGCCGTCCCAGCCGGCTGAAGATCCGCTGCCCCATCGCGCTCTTCCGGCTGCCGTCCTCCTCGTCCTCGATCTCGGCGATCTCGTTGACGTCGGCGCCGGCAATGAACGTCCCCGGCTTTGCGCTCCAGATGACGACCGCGATGGGGTGTCCGGTCGCGATCCGCGACTCGAGTTCCGCGAGATAGTGGTCCAGGTGCTGCATCACCTGGAGATTGAGGAGGTTCACCTGGGAGTCGGCGGCGTCGAAGATCAACCAGGCGATCTTGTCCGCGTCGATCTCGAGCCTGAGCGGCGGCGGCGGCTTATCTACCATGCGTTCCCCAGCTACCCGGCAGCGCTCGAATCAGCCGGGGTATTTCCGGGACACGACACTAGCAGCGCTGACGCACACCCTGTCGCAGTTCGGCGTTGCCCGGCACCAGCCGCAGCGTGTCCGACGAAGCCTCGTCGACCATCACGTTCCAGTAGAGTTCACCGGCCGCGGTGTTCACCCGCGCGTGGATCCACCAGGGCCCGCCGGACGCCGACGCCCACGCCACCCCATCGGCGTCCGTGGTGTCCGCCATCACCTCTCGTCCCAGCGCCATGAGGAGATCGTCCTCCATGTCGCCGTACCCCGCGAAGGCCGCTTCCTCCCAGGAATCGATGACGATGCAGATCGAGTCGACGCGCTGCTGGTTGGCCTGCTGCAGCTCGCTGAACTCGTCGAACGCCGCCTGGCGCTGGCGGTTCAGGGCCTGCTCGCGATCCTCGAGATCGCCGAACTGGTCGAACAGCTGCCGGTACTGCGCGCTGCGGTCGTCGAGATTGTCGAGTTGCGCAGTGATCGACCGCATGGAATCGCGGACGTTGTTCCAGCTCGACTCCGCCGTACTCCAGCGGTCCCGGTACTCCTGTTCGGTCCGGGAGGCCTCCTCGAGATCCGCCGGGATCGTCGGCTCCGGCGTCGCGGCCTGCCCGACGATGACCGCGAACATGGAATCGCGGTCAAATGGAAGAAACTGAACTTCCAGGTCGTTCACCGGTTCGGCCGCGGCCTCGTCGGCCGTGACGTGCACGGTGATTCTGCCGCCACAGGCGGCCAGCAACGGGAGGATCGCCAGAAGCGGGGTCGCCACACGCAACTTCGACATCAATCGAACTCCAGTTGGGGTGTCCGGATAAGTGGGCGGAATCTAAGAAGCTCCTGCTAGCGGCGGTAGCCGTCCAGGAAGTAGCCGACCGGGTTCACCGCGCGGCCGTCGATCAGGACCTCGTAGTGTAGATTGGGACCCGTGGCCGTCCCGGAGACG
Coding sequences within:
- a CDS encoding 3-hydroxyacyl-CoA dehydrogenase NAD-binding domain-containing protein, with amino-acid sequence MVDKPPPPLRLEIDADKIAWLIFDAADSQVNLLNLQVMQHLDHYLAELESRIATGHPIAVVIWSAKPGTFIAGADVNEIAEIEDEEDGSRKSAMGQRIFSRLGRLGIPKIAAIRGVCLGGGTELALACDWRLASDAPATTIGLPEIKLGLIPGFGGSVRLPRLIGIQRALSMILTGRSLSASHAYRYGLVDQVFEDTGFQHSVAQVALDAVLGRVERVLPHETARDRFLENTRLGRRLLFRGARKRVRTASGTRYPAALKAIDVIEETLDLPIDEALAIEAEALGEVATTDVCRNLVRLFRGGRAANKTFAPQIGAQQREVRKVAVLGAGVMGGGIAELAAAHDIAVILKDIDRAALDTGLRHANELLQKAGKRGIIAPEEVGLKFALIHGTLDYERFGDVDVVIEAVVERLHVKQQVLRDVEPELPPHAVFATNTSSLSVTEVSRAAARPDRVVGLHFFNPVHRMPLVEIIRGESSSDAALATAVRLARRLGKTPVLVADRPGFIVNRLLAPYLNEVGFLLEDGADVAGIDRTLKEFGLPMGPCRLLDEVGFDVAAHVAKEMSRAFGDRMRPSAALETLTGLGRLGRKNDRGFYTYSDRDERVDREVSRAFRSGGGGVRPEEIIDRCLLVSVNEAMYALEERVVAGPGDVDLAMVLGTGFPPFRGGPLAWAESRGAGAVRDRLLELRERHGDRFAPAPGLERLADANGSFTSDAPWRDPGSPSDI